In Panacibacter ginsenosidivorans, the following proteins share a genomic window:
- a CDS encoding SRPBCC family protein, with translation MENKKAIDSNISDRELLLSRVLNAPVKLVWDVWTDPEHIKNWWGPNGFTNTIHKMEVNEGGEWNLTMHGPDGTDYKNKSVFKEIVKHKKIVYEHISAPKFLATITFAEQGNKTLLTWHMLFNTVEEFEQVVKVFKADQGLKQNIDKLESYLAKS, from the coding sequence ATGGAAAACAAAAAAGCAATCGATAGTAATATATCCGATCGTGAATTGTTGCTATCAAGAGTATTAAATGCACCTGTAAAACTTGTATGGGATGTATGGACAGACCCAGAGCATATAAAAAACTGGTGGGGACCAAATGGTTTTACAAACACTATTCACAAAATGGAAGTAAATGAAGGGGGTGAATGGAATTTGACGATGCATGGACCAGATGGAACTGATTATAAAAATAAAAGTGTCTTCAAAGAAATAGTCAAACATAAAAAAATAGTTTACGAACATATTTCAGCGCCAAAATTTCTTGCAACCATAACCTTTGCCGAACAAGGAAATAAAACATTATTAACATGGCACATGCTTTTTAATACTGTCGAAGAATTTGAGCAAGTAGTAAAAGTATTTAAAGCTGATCAGGGTTTGAAACAGAACATTGACAAATTGGAAAGCTATCTTGCAAAAAGTTAA
- a CDS encoding PVC-type heme-binding CxxCH protein, whose protein sequence is MNFKQSLLRYSFLLQLLICLVCFPSCNNNETAKQKEDKSDSLSDAQQRLPENALKGLTVAKDVQVKTMATEPMLKNPTNIDVDERGRVWVNEAYNYRPAINGNPVNALGDRIMILEDTNGDGIADTAKVFYQGPELDAPLGICVLGNRVIVSQSPYVWAFYDDDGDDKADRKEILFQGISGEQHDHGVHAFTFGADGKLYFNMGNAGEQLRDKNNKPVLDQDGDVISQKKYRQGMVFRCDLDGSHVECLGQNFRNPYEVAVDSYGTLWQSDNDDDGNRGTRINYVMQYGNYGYTDEITGAGWQGNRTNIEDSIPLRHWHLNDPGTVPNMLQTFAGSPTGILVYEGSLLPKEFHDQLIHCDAGTNVVRSYTVANAGAGYNASIINILKGEKDQWFRPADVCTAPDGSIIVADWYDPGVGGHQAGDQTRGRIYRVAQDISTYKISKEDYSTAAGAVAALQNPNLSVRYHAFTALQQMGAIAVPELEKLWHNTNADPRMRARAFWVLVKMPKTNAAQYIQEAIKDNNPDLRITAIRAAHELNANDVTVIRALVNVPDAQVRRECALALHHNKNAEAASLWTTLASQYDGKDRWYLEALGIGADKQWDKFFAAYLDKVNDPLQTAASKDIVWRARTDAAIPYLATLASDKQTDLSSRLKYFRAFDFETGSLKSKLLLKMIEDNTSNDIALNKLVLHALDIKTVTQSPVAQKALADVLQSVAGTDEYIELVSRYEVRSQNNNLLQLAINKPHEGVGRNAAGLLLHLGGASLVSGVFNGKDAAQKDSLLISLAGVGSKESIDILQNIALSNKYDIAVRKSAAHKIGNSWSGEDRVLEILKAKKVPAELIPDVVASVDGAWRGSVRSEAASYLPDNGKSKTSKPAPTMQEIAALTPNAAEGQKIFANTCSVCHMVNNIGNDFGPKLSEIGSKLPKEALLEAIVNPSAGIGFGYEGWEVKMKDGSTMSGIIASKTETDIDIKFPGGARKQIKTADVLALTQMKTSMMTDGLYQNMSTQDLANLLDYLESLKKK, encoded by the coding sequence ATGAATTTTAAACAAAGCTTACTTCGTTATTCTTTTTTATTGCAACTGTTAATATGTCTTGTGTGTTTTCCTTCCTGTAATAATAATGAAACTGCAAAACAGAAAGAGGATAAGTCAGACAGCTTATCAGATGCACAACAACGGCTTCCTGAAAATGCATTGAAGGGTTTAACTGTTGCAAAAGACGTGCAGGTAAAAACAATGGCAACAGAACCAATGTTGAAAAACCCGACAAACATTGATGTTGATGAGCGTGGAAGAGTGTGGGTAAATGAAGCATACAATTACAGGCCTGCCATTAATGGCAATCCGGTGAATGCTTTGGGAGACCGCATTATGATTTTGGAAGATACAAATGGAGATGGCATTGCAGACACAGCAAAAGTTTTTTACCAGGGACCGGAACTTGATGCACCTCTTGGTATTTGTGTTTTGGGTAATAGAGTTATTGTTTCGCAAAGCCCTTATGTATGGGCCTTTTACGATGACGACGGAGACGATAAAGCAGACCGCAAAGAAATTTTATTTCAAGGCATCAGTGGAGAGCAACATGATCATGGTGTGCATGCATTCACTTTTGGTGCGGATGGAAAATTGTATTTCAACATGGGCAATGCAGGCGAGCAATTAAGAGATAAAAATAACAAGCCGGTTCTTGACCAGGATGGAGATGTAATCAGTCAAAAGAAATACAGGCAAGGCATGGTATTTCGTTGTGATCTTGATGGCTCACATGTAGAATGTCTCGGGCAAAATTTTCGCAATCCTTATGAAGTAGCTGTTGATAGTTATGGTACACTTTGGCAAAGTGATAATGATGACGATGGTAATCGTGGTACACGCATCAATTATGTAATGCAGTATGGCAATTATGGTTATACAGATGAAATAACTGGCGCCGGCTGGCAGGGAAACAGAACAAATATTGAAGATTCGATTCCCTTACGTCACTGGCATTTGAATGACCCCGGAACAGTACCGAATATGCTGCAAACATTTGCAGGATCACCCACAGGTATTTTAGTTTATGAAGGTTCTTTATTACCAAAAGAATTTCATGATCAGTTAATTCATTGCGATGCCGGTACAAATGTAGTGCGCAGTTATACTGTTGCAAATGCTGGCGCAGGCTACAACGCAAGCATCATCAATATTCTGAAAGGCGAGAAGGATCAATGGTTTCGCCCTGCTGATGTTTGCACTGCGCCTGATGGTTCAATCATTGTTGCGGATTGGTATGATCCCGGTGTTGGTGGTCATCAGGCAGGTGATCAGACACGCGGAAGAATTTATCGTGTTGCACAGGATATTTCAACATATAAAATTTCAAAAGAAGATTATTCAACTGCAGCCGGTGCAGTCGCTGCGTTGCAAAACCCAAATCTTTCTGTGCGTTATCACGCGTTTACTGCATTGCAGCAAATGGGTGCAATAGCAGTTCCTGAATTAGAAAAGTTATGGCACAATACAAATGCTGACCCACGCATGCGTGCAAGAGCTTTTTGGGTGTTGGTAAAAATGCCAAAAACTAATGCAGCACAATATATACAGGAAGCAATAAAAGATAACAACCCTGATCTGCGTATAACTGCAATAAGAGCGGCGCATGAATTAAATGCAAATGATGTTACAGTTATTCGTGCATTGGTAAATGTTCCAGATGCACAAGTTCGTCGTGAATGTGCACTTGCCTTACATCATAACAAAAATGCAGAAGCTGCTTCTTTATGGACAACACTTGCTTCACAATACGATGGAAAAGACCGCTGGTATTTAGAAGCGCTTGGTATTGGTGCCGATAAACAGTGGGATAAATTCTTTGCTGCTTATCTTGATAAAGTAAACGACCCTTTGCAAACGGCAGCATCAAAAGACATTGTCTGGCGTGCAAGAACAGATGCGGCTATTCCATACCTGGCAACACTTGCAAGTGATAAACAAACTGATCTCAGCAGTCGCTTAAAATATTTTCGTGCATTTGATTTTGAAACCGGGTCTTTGAAATCAAAGCTGTTGTTGAAAATGATCGAAGACAATACAAGCAATGATATTGCTTTGAATAAATTGGTGTTGCATGCACTCGATATAAAAACAGTAACACAATCACCCGTTGCGCAAAAAGCTTTGGCAGATGTGCTGCAATCTGTAGCAGGGACTGATGAATATATAGAATTGGTAAGTCGTTATGAAGTAAGATCTCAGAATAATAATTTATTACAGCTTGCCATTAACAAGCCACATGAAGGTGTTGGCAGAAATGCTGCGGGTTTGTTGTTGCATTTAGGCGGTGCGTCATTAGTTTCCGGCGTTTTCAATGGAAAAGATGCAGCACAGAAAGATAGTTTATTAATTTCACTTGCAGGTGTTGGTAGCAAAGAATCAATCGACATATTGCAGAACATTGCGCTCTCCAATAAATATGATATTGCGGTTAGAAAAAGTGCGGCTCATAAAATTGGTAATAGCTGGAGTGGCGAAGATCGTGTGCTTGAAATTTTGAAAGCAAAAAAAGTTCCTGCAGAATTAATACCCGATGTTGTTGCGAGTGTTGATGGTGCGTGGCGTGGTTCTGTGCGCAGCGAAGCAGCGAGTTATTTACCTGATAATGGCAAAAGCAAAACTTCAAAACCTGCACCAACTATGCAGGAGATCGCTGCGTTAACTCCCAATGCTGCAGAAGGACAAAAAATATTTGCAAACACCTGTAGTGTTTGTCACATGGTAAATAATATCGGCAACGATTTCGGTCCAAAACTTTCAGAGATCGGTTCCAAGTTGCCCAAAGAAGCGCTGCTCGAAGCAATCGTTAATCCTTCGGCTGGCATTGGTTTTGGCTACGAAGGCTGGGAAGTTAAAATGAAAGATGGTTCCACTATGTCTGGCATTATTGCCAGCAAAACAGAAACAGATATTGATATCAAATTTCCCGGTGGCGCACGAAAGCAGATCAAGACCGCAGATGTATTAGCGCTTACACAAATGAAAACTTCTATGATGACAGATGGCTTGTATCAAAACATGTCAACACAAGATCTTGCCAATTTGCTTGACTATCTTGAATCGTTGAAAAAGAAATAA
- a CDS encoding FdhF/YdeP family oxidoreductase, translating into MPVENDQIDISLTPVKFSHLYQTPMQHKAVGVPAIVSSLKQMLQYMHVKDAWKAAFALNQKGGFDCPGCAWPDPDDERSSLGEYCENGIKAIADEAQKKKITADFFAKHSVSAIGSWTDFEIGKQGRLTEPMLLKEGATNYTPVTWDEAFTIIANEIQSMQSPDEAVFYTSGRTSNEAAFLYQLFVRMSGTNNLPDCSNMCHESSGAGLSETIGVGKGTVSLEDIHNAELLIIMGQNPGTNHPRMLSALEKCKKHGGKIIAVNPLPEPGLMNFINPQNPLKIATGGTQLADLFLQVRINGDVALLKAIMLVLLNEEEKNPGTVFDKKFIGEHTSGYDEFIASLKTQSLKECIEESGVEENFIREAVTLIQQHKKIIVTWAMGLTQHKNAVDNIKEIVNLLLLRGSIGKPAAGVCPVRGHSNVQGDRTMGIWEKMPEAFMQKLKDVFQFEPPAKHGYDVVQSIKAMHDGKVRLFFAMGGNFLSATPDTAFTAGALRKTNLTVHVSTKLNRSHLVHGKQALILPCLGRTDIDLQSDNAQFVSCENSMGVVQMSRGVLQPPSKDLLSEVAIICQLAKKVLGNKFNIDWDELQNNYDAIRDLIEKIIPGFENYNQRVRNPGGFYLPNAVRERNFKTKTGKANFTVLPLNKIELNNDEYIMMTIRSHDQFNTTIYGMHDRYRGIHNERRVVMMHEEDMKVASLVKHEVVDLVSYYDSKERVAEKFIVVPMPIAKKCIATYFPEANVLVSVNEVAHTSNTPASKSVVVKIRKRVD; encoded by the coding sequence ATGCCTGTAGAAAATGATCAGATAGATATTTCGCTTACACCTGTAAAATTTTCACACCTGTATCAAACGCCTATGCAGCATAAAGCTGTTGGTGTGCCTGCGATTGTTTCTTCGCTCAAACAAATGCTGCAATACATGCATGTGAAAGATGCGTGGAAAGCCGCGTTTGCATTAAATCAGAAAGGAGGTTTTGATTGCCCGGGTTGCGCCTGGCCCGATCCTGATGATGAGCGTTCATCGCTGGGAGAATATTGCGAGAATGGCATAAAGGCAATTGCAGATGAAGCACAGAAGAAAAAAATAACTGCGGATTTTTTTGCAAAACATAGTGTCTCAGCAATTGGTTCATGGACAGATTTTGAAATAGGCAAACAAGGGAGGTTAACGGAGCCGATGTTATTGAAAGAAGGTGCAACGAATTATACGCCTGTAACATGGGACGAAGCATTTACGATTATTGCAAATGAAATTCAGTCAATGCAATCGCCTGATGAAGCTGTGTTTTACACATCTGGCAGAACAAGCAATGAAGCGGCATTTTTATACCAGTTATTTGTAAGGATGAGTGGTACGAATAATTTACCCGATTGTTCAAATATGTGTCATGAAAGCAGTGGTGCAGGTTTATCAGAAACAATTGGCGTAGGAAAAGGAACGGTTTCATTAGAAGATATTCATAACGCAGAGTTGTTAATTATAATGGGACAAAACCCTGGCACCAATCACCCACGTATGTTGTCTGCATTGGAAAAATGTAAGAAGCATGGCGGAAAAATCATTGCCGTAAATCCTTTGCCAGAGCCGGGTTTAATGAATTTTATCAATCCGCAAAATCCATTGAAAATTGCAACGGGTGGAACACAGTTAGCTGATCTTTTTTTGCAGGTTCGCATTAATGGTGATGTTGCCTTATTAAAAGCAATCATGTTGGTGTTGTTGAATGAAGAAGAAAAAAATCCTGGAACAGTTTTCGACAAAAAATTTATTGGAGAACATACTTCAGGATATGATGAATTTATTGCTTCATTAAAAACGCAATCATTAAAAGAATGCATTGAAGAAAGTGGGGTCGAAGAAAATTTTATTCGTGAAGCAGTAACGTTAATTCAACAGCACAAAAAGATCATTGTAACGTGGGCAATGGGTTTAACGCAGCACAAGAATGCAGTTGACAATATAAAAGAGATCGTAAATCTTCTATTACTGCGTGGAAGTATTGGAAAACCTGCAGCAGGTGTTTGCCCGGTACGTGGGCACAGCAATGTACAGGGCGACAGAACAATGGGCATTTGGGAAAAAATGCCCGAGGCATTTATGCAAAAACTGAAAGATGTTTTTCAATTTGAACCACCTGCGAAACATGGTTATGATGTGGTGCAATCCATCAAAGCAATGCATGATGGGAAAGTGAGATTGTTCTTTGCAATGGGAGGTAATTTTTTGTCTGCAACACCTGATACAGCATTTACTGCAGGAGCACTACGCAAAACAAATCTTACAGTGCATGTTTCTACAAAACTCAACAGAAGTCATTTAGTGCATGGAAAACAAGCGTTGATATTACCTTGTCTTGGCAGAACGGATATTGATCTGCAAAGTGATAATGCACAATTTGTAAGTTGTGAAAATTCAATGGGTGTTGTGCAAATGAGTAGAGGCGTTTTGCAGCCACCATCAAAAGATCTGTTAAGTGAAGTTGCGATTATTTGTCAATTAGCAAAAAAGGTTTTGGGAAATAAATTCAATATTGATTGGGATGAACTGCAAAATAATTATGATGCTATAAGAGACCTTATTGAAAAAATAATTCCAGGTTTTGAAAACTATAATCAGCGTGTAAGAAACCCCGGTGGCTTTTATTTACCCAATGCGGTCAGGGAAAGAAACTTCAAAACAAAAACAGGTAAAGCAAACTTTACCGTATTGCCATTAAATAAAATTGAACTAAATAATGATGAGTATATTATGATGACGATAAGAAGTCATGATCAGTTCAATACTACTATTTACGGCATGCATGATCGTTACCGCGGAATACATAACGAGCGCAGAGTCGTGATGATGCATGAAGAGGACATGAAAGTGGCATCATTGGTAAAGCATGAAGTTGTTGATCTTGTAAGTTATTATGACAGCAAAGAAAGAGTTGCTGAAAAATTCATTGTAGTTCCCATGCCGATTGCAAAAAAATGCATTGCCACATATTTCCCGGAAGCAAACGTGTTGGTTTCTGTAAATGAAGTAGCTCACACAAGCAATACACCTGCTTCAAAATCTGTTGTGGTGAAAATAAGAAAGCGTGTTGACTAG